DNA sequence from the Methylomonas albis genome:
CATGCCTTGACAAACTACCGTCAACTAACTCTTATTTGGCAGGACGGATTTTATAAAAATCCGTCCTGCTAGTTTAAAGTCGTTCAAATAACAAGCCCGGTAGATACTCTGTTCAAAATCAACAATTTTCGTCGTTTATTTATTCCGCGACGGTCGGTGCCGGAATGGCATAAAACCGTGTGTTATCGAACGGTTGATCGTGCTTCAACATGCCATGGATCGCATGCAACAATTTACGCATGACAGCGCAGACAGCTTGTAACGGTTTCTTGCCGTTGTCGATCAAATGCTGGAAATAAGCTCGCACATGCGGATCATGCTGTTTAGCACTCAAGGCCGGCATATACAACGCGGAGCGAATATGCCGGTTACCGGCTTTGGACAGCCGCATTTTCTTGTGTACGCTTTTGCCGGATTCAAAGGCCTTGGGATCGAGTCCGGCAAACTTGACCCATTCACGGTGCGACAGATTGGGCGGCAATAACAGCAGCTCGCCCATCAAGGTAATGGCGCTGGTTTGGGCAATGCCCTTGATGCCGGTCAACAGTCCGAATATGCGCTGAAGTTCCGGATGCTGGTTGATTAAAGCCATCGCTTCATCGGCCAAGGTATCAATGCGTTTTTCCAATTGACTGTATGCGTCCAACCCTACCACGAAACTACGCGGACAGCGGGCGGCCGTTATTCAAACCTTGCTCGGCACCGCGAAACTGAATAGCCTCGATCCGGCCGCCTGGCTAAAAGACACCCTGGAAAAACTCCACACTTGGCCCAACAGCCGCATCAATTAACTTCTACCGTTCAGTAGCATAAATTAAATCATAACGGCAACTAGCTGACGATGTGGTCGGACTGCTTGCTTACATTATATTAAGTGCATAAAAACGATATTTCGTACTGCAAGCGAAATAGCGTATCCATCATCTGCTGCTTTAAGTGGATAAAGCAGTGTTAGATTCGAATAAATTTTAATAAAAACAAGTTGTTAAAGTATTTTTGAGCAAATTGAAGTGGCTGGCACAAGAATTGACTGTACTAGATCAATATAGCTGGCTGGATGCTCGGAAAGAAGTCTATTGAGAGAGTTGTGTCAGCCCTGCAGTACAGCGAGCGGCGTTATCGCGAAGGTTGCCGAAAGCCACAAAGTGCCGTTCAGCTATGACGATGAAGTCATCAAGCTCATCGCCAGCCGCTGCACCGAACTGGAAAGCGGCGGCCGGATGATAGACGCGATTCTGACCAACACGGTGTTGCCGCGGACCAGTGAAGAGTTTTTGCTGAGAATGAAGGAAGGAAAGCCCATTGAGAGGGTGCATGTGAAAGTGGAAAATGGTGAGTTTTGGTATGGGTTTGAGTACTTAGCCCAAGGTCGATATTAAATTTTTAAATAACATTTCAATGGAGTCCGAGCCCATTGAATGTTGAAATTTTAAGAGGTTGGTGAAATGGTAGATTACACAAATCTAAAACAGTTTAGTGACATTAAAGATCAGCTTTTAGCTGCAAAATTCAGTAAAGTCGGGGGGGGCGGTGTTATCGATAAACAAAATGAGAACTTAGAGAATCTATGCAAGGCAGCCGAATTATTATGTGATACGGTAAATTTTACAAGTGCCCTCGAAAATGTATCTAGAAAGTTATGGATTAGATACAACGCACAGCCTCCTGATACCCGAAATCGATTCACTAGGGCCTTGAGAGTATTAGCGGAAGAAGAACAATTCATTGTATCTGATAATGGTGGGGTAAGTTCACAACCAGAATCTTTAGTTCTGACGGATGGAGGAGATCAAAATTTTTTGAGTTATGTTCAAAAGAGATATTTCTGGAAAGATGTCATGAACAACGAGCATGGTGAGCATACCCATAGTTTGCAGTGGCTAGCAATATATGAAATATTGGGAGCAGTTACTCCAAAACTTTATTCAATGACTGCTCAATACCGTTGTAGTACGAAAGACAAAGATAAACATATATATTTGTGGAGCTGGTTAGTAGATGCTTTCCCTCAAAATTTAGCAGGGGCTGCACCTTCATTTGGAGGTAAAGAAGTAGAGAATAGCAAATTAGTCGCAAACGACTTTCGTACGCCTCAATTTTTTATGAATTATTTTGTAAGGGGTTTTTTTGCTAATAATCTCCAAGATAATTTTGTTGCAGCATATCTTTATCGAAGATATATAAATCGGAACTGGATTAGTCGAGAAGAGGATACTTATGACGAAAACGGAATAGTAACAAAGGGTTTATCAGAAATAAAAGGTGATAGTGCAGGAAAGTGGAAAAGTAAAAATCAACAAAATCAACAAAATCAACAATGGAAAGTAAAAACCGATGCTAGTGGTACCTATGAAAGGAAGGTTGGTGCCGATAAGACAACTCCCAAAGACATTCGGACAATTAAATGCAAATTTCATGGTGTGGATGGAAAATTAACTATGGGTAATAATTCAAATCAATGAATAAGCAAGTAGCGAGTAGTCTGGATAGAGTGTAACGGAATCCGGGCCTTCGTGGCTTTTATTTCCCGTATTCTGTTGCACTTCATATGGACTACACAACCCATAAATTGAAATTTTCCGGGGCAGGGTGATGGTGTTGAATCGGCGCAATCGCTTTAAGGGAGGAACATGCTTTTTTACTTTGACTCTGCGGGATCGGTCTTCGGCGATTCTGGTGCAACATGTCGCTTTGTTGCGCCACGCTTTTCGTACGGTTCGCGCGGAACGTTCCTTTACAATGGATGCCATTGTTATATTGCCTGACCACCTACATAGGGTATGGACTTTGCCAGAAGGTGATGCGAATTATTCGGGGCGATGGCGGGCCATCAAATCTGAATTTACCCGCCAATTAAGGGCGACGGGAATGCCCTTGAATCGAGATCATCGTGGTGAACACAGGCTTTGGCAATGGCGATTTTGGGAACACACCATCAGGGATGAACGTGACTATAGGAAAGTCATCGGAGACGGTTCGAAAGCTTGTTGATGTTTTATATAGTAGGTTTAGGGTTACCGTTCGCCGGCTTTTTTATAGGAGGGGCGGGAATTTAAGCTAGACTGGTCACCTTAGGTTATTAATGCGTTTCTGGGTATTCCTTGCATATCTGTCGATGATCAATATTTTGAATTGAGTAGGCTCTGTAGAACGCGGCAATACTTTGTTTTAGATTGAATTATCAGGATGGAAAACAGAAATATGACTGTCCTAAAGGGTTAAATTTTTTTGCAAATTCAGGCGAACAAATGGAAATCGAAAACCAAGCGTCAGAACAAGAGCTTGATCTGGACTACGCCCTGGCTGCGGCGATCAGGCTGCATCAAACCGGCCAACTGGGCGAGGCTGAAGCCTTATATCGGGCTATACTCGAGGCTTTTCCGCAATGTGTAGAGGCCTTGCATTTTTTCGGTTTATTGCTGCATCAAAAAGGCAATAATGATGCGGCTATCCAGTCTATCAAACAGGCGCTGGTGGCGGCGCCGGCATATTCCGATGCCTATAACAATCTGGGTAATATCTACCATAAGCTAGAGAAGTTTGAAGAGGCTGCCGAGGCTTACAGTAAGGCTTTGGATTTAGATCCCAACAATGCAGCGGCATATAGTAATTTCGGTATTGTTTTAGGCCATTTGTCTCGTTTCGAGGAAGCGATTGAGGCGTTTACGATGGCGGTTACGATCATGCCGGACAATTCTGAGTTTTACCGCAATTTGGGGAATGTGTTTAAAAAACAAGGTGATTTTGCGAAGGCAGCGGCCTCCTACAGGCAAGTGTTAGGTTTAAAGCCTTATATCTCCGAAAGTTATGAAA
Encoded proteins:
- a CDS encoding LirA/MavJ family T4SS effector, whose product is MVDYTNLKQFSDIKDQLLAAKFSKVGGGGVIDKQNENLENLCKAAELLCDTVNFTSALENVSRKLWIRYNAQPPDTRNRFTRALRVLAEEEQFIVSDNGGVSSQPESLVLTDGGDQNFLSYVQKRYFWKDVMNNEHGEHTHSLQWLAIYEILGAVTPKLYSMTAQYRCSTKDKDKHIYLWSWLVDAFPQNLAGAAPSFGGKEVENSKLVANDFRTPQFFMNYFVRGFFANNLQDNFVAAYLYRRYINRNWISREEDTYDENGIVTKGLSEIKGDSAGKWKSKNQQNQQNQQWKVKTDASGTYERKVGADKTTPKDIRTIKCKFHGVDGKLTMGNNSNQ
- a CDS encoding transposase, with product MEKRIDTLADEAMALINQHPELQRIFGLLTGIKGIAQTSAITLMGELLLLPPNLSHREWVKFAGLDPKAFESGKSVHKKMRLSKAGNRHIRSALYMPALSAKQHDPHVRAYFQHLIDNGKKPLQAVCAVMRKLLHAIHGMLKHDQPFDNTRFYAIPAPTVAE
- a CDS encoding REP-associated tyrosine transposase, with product MVLNRRNRFKGGTCFFTLTLRDRSSAILVQHVALLRHAFRTVRAERSFTMDAIVILPDHLHRVWTLPEGDANYSGRWRAIKSEFTRQLRATGMPLNRDHRGEHRLWQWRFWEHTIRDERDYRKVIGDGSKAC